A portion of the Mytilus galloprovincialis chromosome 12, xbMytGall1.hap1.1, whole genome shotgun sequence genome contains these proteins:
- the LOC143053516 gene encoding uncharacterized protein LOC143053516, with the protein MATPTKDTEHFDDLLTCTICLETFKVPKYLPCLHTFCESCINTYIVSSVEKGKITEGFTCPVCRKIVSGGDKLEKPELWAPSLPTNHFVTSMLDKRAIKKAEKMCDSCLLNKEKTKAKSWCTICEEAFCKECEKCHKNFKMSARHKLLNLQEMESGRTPFEVCEVQSCDEHPGKIIEFYCLDHSQPCCTSCATLSHRKCENVTSIQKAASGIKQSTKASGLSQKLREHVIQLGEIIDDRNKNLAGVANSTGEIKTRVADIKTKILKHLDRIEETLLTELTSIKKQVGIELKDEVGMISSYSSAVKKWKTVIDSVLEHGSEQQCLMEINKIEPKISELEQEIEDLVKNIKSVKVVFSPSSPITDFIRNTKSFGNIKIDKSSVSSLSCNLEIDKVDFRTGSINILQVIDVCNGAGSTSGIFVQNLLLFTVCEKNKVVKYNNDGQSLLSELALSGAPADIAVVTQFKVAVSSRGQGVCVVDSDKMTLLQTLNLPGIPVYGISFVNEELFITCDSYTLTWINLSSGKTINQKRAGNNSYFVLSLSQTDYMYADSLTSVDYVVGNTKKFTYTNSDLSYPRGIGIDCMGNLYIAANGSRNIHQITNGGELIRKIPASTVGIKKPWTIRFAPRSNKFIVTCNSSGKAALCEIVSK; encoded by the coding sequence ATGGCGACGCCCACTAAGGATACGGAACATTTCGATGATTTGTTAACTTGCACGATTTGTTTGGAAACTTTTAAAGTTCCGAAATATCTACCATGTCTTCATACGTTCTGTGAATCGTGTATTAATACCTACATTGTGTCATCTGTCGAAAAGGGAAAGATAACCGAGGGATTTACATGTCCTGTATGTCGAAAAATCGTATCAGGAGGTGACAAACTAGAAAAGCCAGAATTATGGGCGCCATCGCTCCCAACCAATCATTTTGTTACCTCAATGTTGGACAAACGAGCAATAAAAAAGGCCGAAAAAATGTGCGATTCTTGTCTattgaacaaagaaaaaacaaaagcgAAAAGCTGGTGTACAATTTGTGAGGAAGCATTCTGTAAAGAGTGCgaaaaatgtcacaaaaatttTAAGATGTCAGCAAGACATAAACTTCTAAACCTTCAAGAAATGGAGTCAGGTAGAACACCTTTCGAAGTATGCGAGGTACAAAGCTGTGACGAGCATCCAGGAAAGATCATAGAATTTTATTGTTTGGATCATTCTCAACCTTGTTGTACGTCGTGCGCTACACTTTCACACCGTAAATGTGAAAATGTTACTTCAATCCAAAAAGCTGCTTCCGGTATCAAACAGTCAACCAAAGCGTCTGGTTTATCACAAAAACTAAGAGAGCACGTGATTCAGTTAGGTGAAATTATTGATGATCGAAATAAGAATTTAGCTGGTGTTGCGAATTCAACAGGAGAGATTAAGACAAGAGTGGctgatataaaaactaaaattttaaagcaTTTAGATCGAATAGAAGAAACCCTGTTAACCGAGTTGACCTCAATCAAGAAGCAAGTTGGAATAGAATTAAAAGACGAAGTCGGTATGATTTCGTCTTATAGTAGCGctgttaaaaaatggaaaacagtGATAGACAGTGTTCTTGAACATGGATCCGAGCAGCAATGTCTGATGGAAATTAATAAAATCGAACCTAAAATCTCAGAACTTGAACAAGAAATTGAAGatttggtgaaaaatataaaGAGTGTAAAAGTTGTTTTTAGTCCTTCCTCACCTATTACAGATTTTATCAGGAATACCAAGAGTTTTGgaaacattaaaattgataaatccTCTGTTAGTTCTTTAAGTTGTAACCTTGAGATAGACAAAGTCGACTTCcgcactggaagtattaacattctACAAGTTATCGACGTGTGTAATGGTGCCGGATCAACGTCTGGAATATTCGTACAAAATCTTCTACTTTTTACAGTTTGTGAGAAGAACAAAGTAGTGAAGTATAACAATGACGGACAAAGTTTGCTATCAGAATTGGCACTTTCAGGTGCACCTGCGGATATTGCTGTTGTGACACAATTCAAAGTTGCAGTATCGTCTCGTGGGCAAGGAGTATGTGTAGTAGATAGTGATAAGATGACATTGTTACAAACCTTGAATTTACCAGGTATACCAGTGTATGGAATAAGCTTTGTCAATGAAGAACTATTTATTACTTGTGATAGTTACACACTTACATGGATAAACCTTTCATCGGGAAAAACAATTAACCAAAAGAGGGCTGGTAATAATTCGTACTTTGTGTTATCATTATCGCAGACCGATTACATGTATGCCGATAGTCTCACTTCTGTCGATTATGTAGTCGGCAACACGAAAAAGTTTACTTATACAAACTCTGATTTATCTTATCCTAGAGGGATAGGAATAGACTGTATGGGAAATTTATATATTGCAGCAAATGGTTCTAGAAATATCCACCAAATAACGAATGGAGGTGAATTAATAAGAAAAATTCCGGCTTCAACCGTAGGAATCAAAAAACCATGGACAATACGTTTTGCACCAAGAAGCAACAAATTTATCGTCACATGCAATAGTTCTGGAAAAGCAGCATTGTGTGAAATTGTTAGCAAGTAA
- the LOC143054591 gene encoding uncharacterized protein LOC143054591, giving the protein MATPTKDRENFDDLLTCTICLETFKVPKYLPCLHTFCESCINTYIVSSVEKGKITEGFTCPVCRKIVSAVETLERPELWATTLPTNHFVTSMLDKRAIQKAEKICNSCQLNKESTKAKSWCTICEEAFCEQCEKCHKTFKMTARHKLLKIQEMQSGNTPFEVCEVQSCDEHPGKIIEFYCLDHSQPCCTSCATLSHRKCENVTSIQKAASGIKQSTKASGLSQKLREHVIQLGEIIDDRSKNLADVENSTGEIKTRVADIKTKILKHLDRIEETLLTELTSTKKQVGIELKDEVGILSSYSSAVKKWKTVIDSVLEHGSEQQCLLQIHKIEPKISELEQEIEDLVKNIKSVKVVFSPSSPITDFIRNTKSFGNIKIDKSSVSSLSCNLEIDKVDFRTGRINILQVFDVCNGAGSTSGIFVQNLLLFTVRDKNKVVKYNNDGQSLLSELALPGSPADIAVVTQFKVAVSSPGQGVYVVDSDKMTLLQTLNLPGIPVYGLCFVNEEVFITCHGSTLTWINLSSGQQVKQKRTRGHSFFVSSLSQTDYMYAGSFNSVDYVVGNTKKFTYTNSDFDYPRGIGVDCMGNLYIAAFSYSNIHQITNGGELIRKIPASTVGIEYPWTIRFATNRNKMVVTCGSSGKATICEFV; this is encoded by the coding sequence ATGGCGACACCCACTAAGGATAGAGAAAACTTCGATGATTTATTAACTTGTACGATTTGTTTGGAAACTTTCAAAGTTCCGAAGTATCTACCATGTCTTCATACCTTCTGTGAATCGTGTATTAATACCTACATTGTGTCATCTGTGGAAAAGGGAAAGATAACCGAAGGATTTACATGTCCTGTTTGTCGAAAAATTGTATCAGCAGTTGAAACATTAGAAAGGCCAGAATTATGGGCGACCACGTTGCCTACAAATCATTTTGTAACATCAATGTTAGATAAACGAGCAATACAAAAGGCAGAGAAAATATGCAATTCGTGTCAGTTAAACAAAGAAAGTACAAAAGCAAAATCTTGGTGTACTATTTGCGAGGAAGCATTCTGTGAACAGTGCGAAAAATGTCACAAAACCTTTAAGATGACAGCAAGACATAAACTTCTAAAAATTCAAGAAATGCAGTCCGGTAATACACCTTTTGAAGTATGTGAGGTACAAAGCTGTGACGAGCATCCAGGAAAGATCATAGAATTTTATTGTTTGGATCATTCTCAACCTTGTTGCACGTCGTGCGCTACACTGTCACACCGTAAATGTGAAAATGTTACTTCAATCCAAAAAGCCGCTTCCGGTATCAAACAGTCAACGAAAGCGTCTGGTTTATCACAAAAACTAAGAGAGCACGTGATTCAGTTAGGTGAAATTATTGATGATCGAAGTAAGAATTTAGCTGATGTTGAGAATTCAACAGGAGAGATTAAGACAAGAGTGGctgatataaaaactaaaattttaaagcaTTTAGATCGAATAGAAGAAACCCTGTTAACCGAGTTGACCTCAACCAAGAAGCAAGTTGGAATAGAATTAAAAGACGAAGTAGGTATTCTTTCGTCTTATAGTAGCGCTGTTAAAAAGTGGAAAACAGTGATAGACAGTGTTCTTGAACATGGATCCGAGCAGCAATGCCTGTTGCAAATTCATAAAATCGAACCTAAAATCTCAGAACTTGAACAAGAAATTGAAGatttggtgaaaaatataaaGAGTGTAAAAGTTGTTTTTAGTCCTTCCTCACCTATTACAGATTTTATCAGGAATACCAAGAGTTTTGgaaacattaaaattgataaatccTCTGTTAGTTCTTTAAGTTGTAACCTTGAGATAGACAAAGTCGACTTCCGCACTGGAAGAATTAACATTCTACAAGTTTTCGACGTGTGTAATGGTGCCGGATCAACGTCTGGAATATTTGTACAAAATCTTCTACTTTTTACAGTTCGTGATAAGAACAAAGTAGTGAAGTATAACAATGACGGACAAAGTTTGCTATCAGAATTGGCACTTCCAGGTTCACCGGCGGATATTGCTGTTGTGACACAATTCAAAGTTGCAGTATCGTCTCCTGGGCAGGGAGTATATGTAGTTGATAGTGATAAGATGACATTGTTACAAACCTTGAATTTACCAGGTATACCAGTGTATGGATTATGCTTTGTGAATGAAGAAGTATTTATTACTTGTCATGGTTCCACACTTACATGGATAAACCTATCATCAGGACAACAAGTAAAACAAAAGAGGACTAGAGGTCATTCGTTCTTTGTGTCATCATTATCACAGACTGATTATATGTATGCCGGGAGTTTCAATTCTGTCGATTATGTAGTCGGCAACACGAAAAAGTTTACTTATACCAACTCTGATTTTGATTATCCTAGAGGGATAGGAGTAGACTGTATGGGCAATCTATACATTGCAGCATTTAGTTATAGCAACATCCACCAAATAACGAATGGAGGAGAATTAATAAGAAAAATTCCGGCTTCAACCGTAGGAATTGAGTATCCATGGACAATTCGTTTTGCAACAAATAGAAACAAAATGGTTGTCACATGTGGGAGTTCTGGCAAAGCAACAATATGTGAATTTGTTTAA